The following are from one region of the Shinella sp. PSBB067 genome:
- a CDS encoding SNF2-related protein, with product MVEVDFGPNEKQYKRYELLEPIAEEVQIFDLLEGGSFGGPSDLRRVLTFEKIKGELTNVFYSMEASNTDFYPHQFKPVMRFIESPIGRMLIADEVGLGKTIEATYIWKEIQARHQARRLLIICPAMLREKWREDLRKRFNITGEIVSASTLYERVKDIASSRSAESFVCITSLEGLRPPANYADENIGGVRAEFARILYQNTASDEFALFDHVVIDEAHYLRNPSTANNRLAQLLREASHHLVLLTATPIQIGSDNLYQLLRLIDPDQFYDSYLFGEMLSANSCIVRAQRALWQQPADIPAALKAISEAEKSDYFKNDAVLARIKEHLRDDATDAERRVEILRLLESRSLLSQYMTRSRKREVLERRVERAPQVLSVRFSADEKQLYDHVTSRLRDEATGKTGVSLFSLIARQRQMASSIVGALESWGDKGLIEELLWEDFGISPQLRSEPHGNKDGDDAVDVAPPDIGLKHELGALEKGDEKYRALQQFLANELKRNPREKFVIFAFYRGTLKYLARRLKADGINAALIMGDMGKEKDDLIRAFARPDGPSVLLSSEVGSEGIDLQFCRFIVNYDLPWNPMRVEQRIGRLDRLGQKAERISIINMVVENTIEDRILMRLYDRINVFRESIGDLEDILGEVTEQLLVNLLDPTLTDEERERKSVEAELAICNTQREQQRLEEEAVNLVGFSDYILDHISDSREKGRWLSASELQSLVEDFFARNFPGTKFDAVAGAEYALRITLSEEARRSLGYFISEARPSTRTQLHRSGRPILCIFDPRRADEVSAEAEFIEPSHPLIQWIRFSYEDDQSQLHRVTAIKVPAQDAGVPPGDYVFSAHRWSFNGLKSDQSLAFRVKPLGSDRTLGASEAEALITVASRAGEKLPNAVNVLPNIEIICEAAVGCEEALGDAFSERLSDFEAENTVRCDQQRTSAEKLASRRIEGLKARVARFRAEGNLRPVAMTEGLIRKEEEQLKIKLDRVSRRQQVDPTMIPLAAGVVRVV from the coding sequence ATGGTCGAAGTGGATTTCGGCCCCAACGAAAAGCAATACAAGCGCTACGAGCTGCTGGAGCCCATCGCGGAGGAGGTGCAGATTTTTGATCTGCTTGAGGGCGGTTCATTCGGCGGCCCCAGCGACCTCCGGCGGGTTTTGACCTTTGAGAAGATCAAAGGCGAATTGACCAACGTCTTCTATTCGATGGAAGCCAGCAACACAGACTTCTATCCGCACCAGTTCAAGCCGGTCATGCGATTTATCGAATCCCCGATCGGCCGGATGCTGATCGCCGACGAAGTCGGTCTCGGGAAAACGATCGAAGCAACGTATATCTGGAAAGAAATTCAGGCCCGTCATCAAGCTAGGCGGCTGCTGATCATCTGTCCCGCCATGCTGCGCGAGAAGTGGCGTGAGGATCTGCGCAAGCGTTTCAACATAACCGGCGAAATCGTTTCCGCGAGCACCCTTTATGAGCGGGTCAAGGACATCGCCAGCTCCAGAAGCGCGGAGTCGTTCGTCTGCATCACCAGCCTGGAGGGGCTGCGTCCTCCCGCGAATTACGCGGATGAGAACATCGGCGGCGTCAGGGCGGAATTTGCCCGCATTCTCTACCAAAACACGGCCAGCGACGAGTTCGCCCTCTTCGACCATGTCGTTATCGACGAGGCCCACTATCTCAGGAATCCTTCGACCGCCAACAATAGGCTTGCCCAGCTTCTAAGAGAGGCATCGCATCACCTTGTGCTGCTGACCGCAACGCCGATCCAGATCGGCAGCGACAATCTTTATCAGCTTCTGCGCCTGATCGATCCCGATCAGTTCTACGATTCATACCTGTTTGGGGAAATGCTTTCGGCGAACTCCTGCATCGTGCGCGCGCAAAGGGCGTTATGGCAGCAGCCCGCCGATATTCCGGCGGCGCTGAAGGCGATTTCGGAGGCGGAGAAGTCCGACTATTTCAAGAATGACGCCGTCCTTGCGCGCATCAAGGAACATCTTCGCGATGACGCCACCGATGCCGAACGGCGCGTGGAGATTCTCCGGCTTCTGGAATCGCGCTCGCTTCTTTCCCAATACATGACCCGAAGCAGGAAGCGCGAAGTTCTGGAACGGCGCGTCGAGCGGGCGCCCCAGGTACTTAGCGTCAGGTTCAGCGCGGACGAAAAGCAGCTCTACGACCATGTGACCAGTCGCCTGCGCGATGAAGCGACGGGCAAAACCGGCGTGTCGCTATTCTCGCTTATCGCGCGGCAGAGGCAGATGGCCAGTTCGATCGTCGGCGCGCTCGAAAGCTGGGGCGACAAGGGCCTCATCGAAGAGCTTTTGTGGGAAGACTTCGGTATTTCGCCGCAGCTCCGTTCGGAGCCGCACGGCAACAAAGATGGCGACGATGCGGTTGATGTCGCACCGCCCGACATCGGCCTCAAGCACGAGCTGGGCGCGCTGGAAAAGGGCGATGAAAAATATCGGGCGCTCCAGCAGTTTCTTGCGAATGAGCTGAAACGGAATCCGCGCGAGAAGTTCGTCATCTTCGCCTTCTATCGCGGCACCCTCAAATACCTCGCCCGCCGTCTGAAGGCTGACGGGATCAATGCGGCGCTGATCATGGGGGACATGGGCAAAGAGAAAGACGATCTGATCCGCGCCTTCGCCCGACCCGACGGGCCGTCAGTCCTGCTCTCTTCCGAAGTCGGAAGCGAGGGTATCGACCTTCAATTCTGCCGCTTTATCGTGAACTACGATCTTCCCTGGAACCCCATGCGGGTGGAACAACGGATCGGCCGTCTTGACCGATTGGGGCAGAAAGCGGAACGCATCTCGATCATCAACATGGTGGTCGAGAACACGATCGAAGACCGCATCCTGATGAGGCTGTATGATCGCATCAACGTGTTCCGCGAGAGCATCGGCGATCTCGAAGACATTCTCGGGGAAGTGACGGAGCAGTTGCTCGTCAACCTGCTCGATCCGACCCTGACGGACGAGGAGCGCGAGCGAAAATCCGTCGAGGCGGAACTTGCAATCTGCAACACGCAGAGGGAGCAGCAGCGCCTGGAGGAAGAGGCGGTCAACCTTGTCGGGTTTTCCGACTACATCCTCGACCATATCAGCGACAGCCGTGAAAAGGGCCGGTGGCTGAGCGCAAGCGAGCTCCAGTCTCTCGTGGAGGACTTCTTCGCGCGCAATTTTCCCGGCACCAAGTTCGACGCTGTCGCGGGCGCGGAATATGCCCTGCGCATTACTCTCTCGGAGGAAGCGCGGCGCTCGCTAGGTTACTTCATATCGGAGGCACGGCCATCGACGAGAACGCAGCTTCATCGAAGCGGCAGGCCGATCCTTTGCATTTTCGACCCGCGCCGCGCCGACGAGGTTTCCGCCGAAGCAGAGTTCATCGAGCCAAGCCATCCCCTCATACAATGGATACGCTTCAGCTACGAGGACGACCAAAGTCAGCTCCATCGCGTCACCGCGATAAAAGTCCCGGCGCAGGATGCCGGTGTCCCTCCAGGCGACTATGTATTCAGCGCCCACCGCTGGTCGTTTAACGGCCTGAAATCCGATCAGTCGCTTGCCTTCAGGGTGAAGCCGCTCGGAAGCGACCGCACGCTGGGGGCCTCGGAGGCCGAAGCGCTGATTACCGTTGCCTCGCGCGCGGGCGAGAAGCTGCCGAACGCGGTCAACGTGCTCCCGAACATCGAGATCATCTGCGAGGCTGCCGTAGGATGCGAAGAAGCGCTGGGGGACGCATTTTCGGAGCGCCTTTCCGATTTTGAGGCGGAGAACACGGTGCGCTGCGATCAGCAGCGAACTAGCGCCGAAAAGCTCGCGAGCCGCCGCATCGAAGGCCTGAAGGCCCGCGTCGCCCGGTTTCGCGCGGAAGGGAATCTGCGCCCCGTTGCGATGACGGAAGGCCTCATAAGGAAAGAGGAGGAGCAGTTGAAGATCAAGCTCGATCGCGTTTCACGGCGCCAACAGGTCGATCCGACCATGATCCCGCTTGCGGCGGGCGTTGTGAGGGTTGTCTGA
- a CDS encoding thermonuclease family protein — protein sequence MIHRPALILLIATLLLADPIAAATAATITGTARISDGDTITIKGTRIRLNGIDAPETDQVCINKAEKNYTCGIAARDALARLVQGRSVTCTGNDIDRYGRRIMSCVAGETDINAAMVTGGWALAFRRYSDIYVGEEQLARAQQAGLWSGAFIAPWDWRHRGPQTEILGALSVPMNAQQHLLPQPMASAIPTTGCQIKGNISRNGTRIYHVPGQQDYDKTRISESKGERWFCTEDEAQAAGWRRARN from the coding sequence ATGATTCATCGCCCCGCCCTGATTCTTCTGATCGCTACTTTACTGCTTGCAGATCCGATTGCCGCAGCAACGGCAGCGACAATAACAGGCACCGCGAGAATTTCCGACGGCGACACCATTACAATAAAGGGCACGAGGATCCGGTTGAACGGCATCGATGCGCCGGAGACTGACCAAGTCTGTATCAACAAAGCCGAAAAAAACTACACTTGCGGGATCGCCGCCCGCGATGCGCTGGCTCGCCTGGTTCAGGGACGCTCGGTCACCTGCACGGGCAATGACATAGACCGCTATGGCCGACGCATCATGTCCTGCGTTGCTGGCGAGACGGACATCAACGCAGCGATGGTGACCGGAGGCTGGGCGCTCGCGTTCCGGCGCTACTCGGATATCTATGTTGGTGAGGAGCAGCTTGCACGCGCCCAGCAGGCAGGCCTGTGGTCTGGTGCGTTCATCGCGCCCTGGGATTGGCGCCATCGTGGCCCACAGACCGAGATTCTTGGTGCCTTGTCGGTACCGATGAACGCGCAGCAGCATCTCCTGCCGCAACCCATGGCATCTGCGATTCCGACAACCGGATGCCAGATCAAGGGCAACATCAGCCGCAACGGCACGCGAATCTACCATGTGCCGGGCCAGCAGGACTACGACAAGACCAGGATCTCGGAGAGCAAAGGCGAGCGCTGGTTCTGCACCGAGGATGAAGCGCAGGCAGCTGGGTGGCGTCGGGCTCGGAACTAA
- a CDS encoding recombinase family protein, whose product MSRHQEIAAPVPRRLRCAIYTRKSSEEGLDMEFNSLDAQRESCEAYVASQRSEGFAAIRERYDDGGHSGGTLERPALQRLLVDVEAGLIDVIVVYKIDRLSRSLMDFAKLVEIFDRNQVTFVSVTQSFNTTTSMGRLTLNILLSFAQFEREVIGERIRDKIAASRKRGMWMGGFVPLGYRVENRKLLIEETEAETVRMIFERFVAIGSATVLAKTLAAEGVRTRRGKPIDKGFLYKLLNNRVYIGEAVHKGASYPGEHEPIIDRALWDKVHTILQTSPRQRAANTRAQTPALLKGLIFTDTRTAMTPTATKKGVKLYRYYTSMDLIRNRTVDAAGPQRLPAGMVEDAVIGEIRRMIATPEVRARALSALKADMPDVDDKAVIAALGEFDALWASLFPAEQARIVQLLVARVTVGTAGLAIDLRHDGFGSLARQMMASQTRMDAA is encoded by the coding sequence ATGAGCCGTCATCAGGAAATCGCTGCACCCGTTCCGCGCCGTTTGCGCTGCGCCATCTACACCCGCAAGTCGAGCGAGGAAGGGCTCGACATGGAATTCAACTCGCTCGATGCCCAGCGCGAATCCTGCGAGGCCTATGTCGCCAGCCAGCGTTCGGAGGGGTTTGCCGCCATCCGCGAACGCTATGACGATGGCGGTCATTCCGGCGGCACCCTGGAGCGACCGGCGCTGCAGCGTCTGCTCGTCGATGTGGAAGCCGGGCTGATCGACGTGATCGTGGTCTACAAGATCGACAGGCTCAGCCGGTCGCTGATGGATTTCGCCAAGCTGGTGGAAATCTTTGACCGGAATCAGGTGACCTTCGTGTCGGTCACCCAGTCGTTCAACACCACGACCTCGATGGGGCGGCTGACGCTCAACATCCTGCTGTCCTTCGCCCAGTTCGAGCGCGAGGTGATCGGTGAGCGCATCCGCGACAAGATTGCCGCCTCGCGCAAGCGCGGCATGTGGATGGGCGGCTTCGTGCCGCTCGGCTACCGTGTCGAAAATCGCAAGCTGCTGATCGAAGAGACGGAAGCCGAGACGGTGCGTATGATCTTCGAGCGGTTCGTTGCCATCGGCTCGGCCACGGTGCTGGCGAAGACGCTTGCCGCCGAGGGCGTGCGCACGCGGCGCGGCAAGCCAATCGACAAGGGCTTTCTCTACAAGCTCCTCAACAACCGCGTCTATATTGGCGAGGCTGTGCATAAGGGCGCGAGCTATCCCGGTGAGCACGAGCCGATCATCGACCGTGCGCTGTGGGACAAGGTCCACACCATCCTGCAAACCAGCCCGCGCCAGCGTGCCGCCAACACACGTGCGCAGACACCGGCCCTGCTCAAGGGGCTGATCTTCACCGACACCCGCACGGCGATGACGCCGACGGCGACGAAAAAGGGAGTCAAGCTCTATCGCTACTATACCTCGATGGACCTGATCCGGAACCGCACGGTCGATGCCGCTGGGCCGCAGCGCCTTCCCGCCGGCATGGTCGAGGATGCCGTCATCGGCGAAATCCGCCGCATGATCGCGACGCCCGAGGTCCGGGCGCGGGCGCTTTCCGCCCTGAAGGCGGACATGCCGGACGTCGACGACAAGGCAGTCATCGCCGCTCTTGGCGAGTTCGATGCTTTGTGGGCGTCGCTGTTTCCGGCCGAACAGGCACGCATCGTCCAGCTTCTGGTGGCCCGCGTCACGGTCGGTACCGCAGGGCTGGCGATCGATCTGCGCCATGACGGATTCGGCTCGCTGGCGCGTCAGATGATGGCGTCACAGACCCGAATGGATGCAGCATGA